The following are encoded together in the Panicum virgatum strain AP13 chromosome 6K, P.virgatum_v5, whole genome shotgun sequence genome:
- the LOC120713348 gene encoding receptor kinase-like protein Xa21 has product MEHRQRLLLPLLISFIFLLLFTTNTRSSSPDSDLQALLSLKSFISKDPLGALSSWNTLDSSTTLNGTEGFCRWTGVTCSSSRLRPQRVTVLRLPGLGLIGTLSPHIGNLTRLGVLDLSNNKLEGTRASSVDGELPWRCCGRWTVRWTALKGSRDRSLDRAAAVASTPGSRAQAATEDGFLGLRHSEIPITLGTCLELQSIRFQGNFIQGKIPKDLSALKALEELDLSNNKVSGTIPEFLESFKLLRSLNLSLNQLSGPVPNKGIFSNASNILLDEDMTAHLGEFGLAKIMNVGASGQSLRESSSVGLKGTIGYLAPECGMGTVISTEVDIFSYGVLLLEILTGRRPTDNSFRDATSLPKFVELANPDKLLEIMDPRMMHNGEEQDLIDFFIAPISRLGLACCRNSPRQRMKMGEVVKELNTIKTRWGHKFNPSVDP; this is encoded by the exons ATGGAGCATAGACAGCGCCTCCTGCTTCCTCTCCTCATCAGCTTCATCTTCCTGCTGCTGTTCACCACCAACACCAGGAGCTCCAGCCCCGACAGCGACCTCCAGGCGCTTCTGTCGCTCAAATCCTTCATAAGCAAGGACCCTTTGGGTGCACTATCTTCCTGGAACACCCTCGACAGCAGCACCACCCTCAACGGCACTGAAGGTTTCTGCAGATGGACTGGGGTGACATGCAGCAGCAGTCGCCTAAGACCACAACGCGTGACTGTGCTGCGCCTACCAGGACTTGGCCTCATCGGCACCTTGTCACCACACATCGGTAACCTCACCCGTCTTGGAGTGCTTGATCTCTCCAACAACAAGCTTGAAG gtacacgggcgtcgagtgtcgacggggagctgccgtggaggtgctgtggccgatggaccgtgcggtggacggcgttgaagggcagccgggaccggagcttggaccgggcggcagctgtggcgtccactcctggatcgagggcgcaagcggcgacagaagacgggtttcttggtttgcgccaca GTGAAATCCCAATCACCCTTGGAACTTGCCTTGAATTGCAGTCCATTCGCTTTCAAGGCAACTTCATCCAAGGAAAGATCCCAAAAGATCTCAGTGCGTTAAAAGCCTTAGAAGAGCTAGACCTCTCCAACAACAAAGTATCAGGAACCATCCCTGAATTCCTTGAGAGCTTCAAGCTTCTAAGGAGCCTGAACCTTTCATTGAACCAATTATCTGGTCCAGTGCCAAACAAGGGTATCTTCTCCAATGCAA GTAACATCCTTCTTGATGAAGATATGACCGCACATCTTGGTGAATTTGGTTTAGCCAAGATAATGAATGTTGGAGCAAGTGGGCAATCATTAAGAGAAAGTAGCTCAGTTGGTCTTAAAGGAACGATTGGTTATCTTGCACCAG AGTGTGGCATGGGAACAGTGATTTCTACGGAAGTTGATATATTCAGCTATGGTGTGCTACTGTTGGAGATTCTTACTGGACGAAGGCCAACAGACAATTCATTTCGTGATGCTACAAGTCTCCCCAAGTTTGTCGAGCTGGCCAATCCTGACAAGCTATTGGAAATAATGGACCCTAGGATGATGCATAATGGTGAAGAACAAGACCTCATAGATTTTTTCATTGCTCCTATTTCAAGGCTTGGTTTGGCTTGTTGTAGAAACTCTCCAAGGCAGCGGATGAAGATGGGTGAGGTGGTGAAAGAATTGAACACAATAAAGACAAGATGGGGGCACAAATTCAATCCATCTGTTGACCCATAA